A genomic window from Nocardioides rotundus includes:
- the dnaN gene encoding DNA polymerase III subunit beta — MKFSVERDVLADAVAWAARSLPVRPSTPVLAGLLIEASDDGLVLSTFDYETSARATLNAQVSDEGTALVSGRLLADICRSLPAKPVEMVLDGSRVSLTCGAARFSLQTMPVEDYPSLPEMPEAAGTVRSDEFSHAVAQAVTAAGRDDMLPVLTGVRLEIDGSSISLLATDRFRLALRELDWSPHTPDESIAALVPARVLGDTAKSLTAGSEVTIALSRGGAGEGIIGFEGNAPGGVRRTTTRLLDGEFPKVRALFPPENLTTAKIDKAALIESVKRVSLVAERNTAVQLAFGDGVLTLDAGSGDEAQASESVEADIDGEDITTGFNPQFLLDGLGAIDEAVVELAFTQASKPVVIQGAAGEDGQDPGFRYLLMPRRLLS; from the coding sequence GTGAAGTTCAGTGTCGAGCGCGACGTGCTCGCCGATGCCGTGGCCTGGGCTGCCCGCAGCCTGCCGGTCCGCCCGTCCACCCCGGTCCTCGCCGGCCTGCTGATCGAGGCGAGCGACGACGGCCTGGTGCTGTCCACCTTCGACTACGAGACCTCGGCGCGGGCGACGCTCAACGCGCAGGTGAGCGACGAGGGCACGGCGCTGGTCAGCGGCCGCCTGCTGGCCGACATCTGCCGCAGCCTCCCGGCCAAGCCGGTCGAGATGGTGCTCGACGGCTCCCGGGTCAGCCTGACCTGTGGCGCCGCGCGGTTCAGCCTGCAGACCATGCCGGTGGAGGACTACCCCTCGCTGCCGGAGATGCCCGAGGCGGCCGGCACGGTGCGCAGCGACGAGTTCTCCCACGCGGTCGCCCAGGCGGTCACCGCCGCCGGGCGCGACGACATGCTCCCGGTGCTCACCGGCGTCCGCCTCGAGATCGACGGCTCGAGCATCAGCCTGCTGGCCACCGACCGGTTCCGGCTCGCCCTGCGCGAGCTCGACTGGAGCCCCCACACCCCCGACGAGTCGATCGCGGCCCTGGTGCCCGCGCGGGTGCTCGGCGACACGGCGAAGTCGCTGACCGCCGGCTCGGAGGTCACCATCGCGCTCTCCCGCGGGGGCGCCGGCGAGGGGATCATCGGCTTCGAGGGCAACGCGCCGGGCGGGGTCCGCCGTACCACCACCCGGCTGCTGGACGGCGAGTTCCCCAAGGTGCGCGCCCTCTTCCCGCCGGAGAACCTCACCACCGCCAAGATCGACAAGGCGGCGCTGATCGAGTCGGTCAAGCGGGTCAGCCTGGTGGCCGAGCGCAACACCGCGGTGCAGCTCGCCTTCGGCGACGGCGTGCTCACCCTCGACGCCGGCTCCGGCGACGAGGCCCAGGCCAGCGAGTCGGTCGAGGCCGACATCGACGGCGAGGACATCACCACCGGCTTCAACCCGCAGTTCCTGCTCGACGGGCTCGGCGCGATCGACGAGGCGGTGGTGGAGCTCGCCTTCACCCAGGCCTCCAAGCCGGTGGTGATCCAGGGCGCGGCCGGCGAGGACGGCCAGGACCCGGGCTTCCGCTACCTGCTGATGCCGCGGCGCCTGCTGTCCTGA
- the gnd gene encoding phosphogluconate dehydrogenase (NAD(+)-dependent, decarboxylating) produces the protein MTTRRRHRERGRTPSMHIGLIGLGKMGGNMRTRLRDHGVEVTGYDRNPDVSDVGSLQELVDALPSPKVVWVMVPAGDPTRETVRELSGLLGEGDVVVDGGNSRWTDDEKNAELLAEKGIGYVDCGVSGGVWGLENGYALMYGGSDENVAKVQEAFDALKPEGEFGSVHAGKKPGAGHFAKMVHNGIEYAIMQAYAEGWELLEKVDLVDNVTAVFESWREGTVIRSWLLDLLVAALEEDPGLSEIAGYAEDSGEGRWTVEAGIDNAVATPAITAALYARFISRQDDSPAMKAVAAMRNQFGGHAMKTSAPPGGDAAGGGAAEGGAASGSTPGGGGS, from the coding sequence CTGACCACGAGACGACGTCACCGCGAGCGAGGGAGAACACCGAGCATGCACATCGGACTCATCGGCCTGGGCAAGATGGGCGGCAACATGCGCACCCGCCTGCGCGACCACGGCGTCGAGGTCACCGGCTATGACCGCAACCCCGACGTCAGCGACGTCGGCTCCCTGCAGGAGCTGGTCGACGCCCTGCCCAGCCCCAAGGTGGTGTGGGTGATGGTGCCGGCCGGCGACCCGACCCGGGAGACGGTGCGCGAGCTCTCCGGCCTGCTCGGCGAGGGCGACGTCGTCGTCGACGGCGGCAACTCCCGCTGGACCGACGACGAGAAGAACGCCGAGCTGCTGGCCGAGAAGGGCATCGGCTACGTCGACTGCGGCGTCTCCGGCGGCGTCTGGGGCCTGGAGAACGGCTACGCGCTGATGTACGGCGGCTCCGACGAGAACGTGGCCAAGGTGCAGGAGGCCTTCGACGCGCTCAAGCCGGAGGGCGAGTTCGGCTCGGTGCACGCGGGCAAGAAGCCCGGCGCCGGCCACTTCGCCAAGATGGTCCACAACGGCATCGAGTACGCCATCATGCAGGCCTACGCCGAGGGCTGGGAGCTGCTGGAGAAGGTCGACCTGGTCGACAACGTGACCGCGGTCTTCGAGTCCTGGCGCGAGGGCACGGTGATCCGCTCCTGGCTGCTCGACCTGCTGGTCGCGGCGCTGGAGGAGGACCCCGGCCTGTCCGAGATCGCCGGATACGCCGAGGACTCCGGCGAGGGCCGGTGGACCGTCGAGGCCGGCATCGACAACGCGGTCGCGACGCCGGCCATTACCGCGGCGCTCTACGCCCGGTTCATCTCCCGGCAGGACGACAGCCCCGCGATGAAGGCGGTCGCGGCGATGCGCAACCAGTTCGGCGGCCACGCGATGAAGACCTCGGCCCCTCCGGGCGGCGACGCGGCCGGCGGCGGTGCGGCCGAGGGTGGCGCGGCGAGCGGCAGCACCCCCGGCGGCGGAGGGTCCTGA
- the recF gene encoding DNA replication/repair protein RecF (All proteins in this family for which functions are known are DNA-binding proteins that assist the filamentation of RecA onto DNA for the initiation of recombination or recombinational repair.): MYVAHLTLVDFRSYASAEVELGPGATAFIGRNGQGKTNLVEAIDYLSRLSSHRVGSEAPLVRAGADRSLVRAAVVRDGRTATLEVELLPGASNRAKVNRSPLPRARELLGLVRTVLFSPEDLALVKGDPSERRRFLDDLLVLRAPRMAGVRSDYDRILKQRNSLLRTAGAARRGSSSQEAALSTLAVWNDHLARTGAELLAARLALVDALAPYVGKAYETVARGASRDDARIAYRSSFPLAPEGEPAPQDRDELAGLILAELERRRDDELDRGVTLVGPHRDDLLCTLGSGDLALPVKGYASHGESWSFALALRLASYDLLRADGDDPILILDDVFAELDTTRRDQLAALVADAEQVLVTAAVDGDVPEVLSGVRYRVEGGEVRRDG, encoded by the coding sequence CTGTACGTCGCGCACCTGACGCTCGTCGACTTCCGCTCCTACGCCTCCGCCGAGGTCGAGTTGGGTCCGGGCGCCACCGCGTTCATCGGCCGCAACGGGCAGGGCAAGACCAACCTGGTCGAGGCGATCGACTACCTCTCCCGCCTCTCCTCGCACCGCGTCGGCTCCGAGGCGCCGCTGGTGCGTGCGGGTGCGGACCGGTCGCTGGTGCGGGCCGCGGTGGTGCGCGACGGCCGCACCGCCACCTTGGAGGTGGAGCTGCTGCCGGGGGCGTCGAACCGGGCCAAGGTGAACCGGTCCCCGCTGCCGCGGGCGCGGGAGCTGCTCGGCCTGGTCCGGACCGTGCTGTTCTCGCCCGAGGACCTGGCCCTGGTCAAGGGCGACCCCTCGGAGCGGCGGCGCTTCCTCGACGACCTGCTGGTGCTGCGCGCCCCGCGGATGGCCGGCGTCCGCAGCGACTACGACCGGATCCTCAAGCAGCGCAACTCGCTGCTGCGCACCGCCGGCGCGGCCCGGCGCGGCTCGTCGAGCCAGGAGGCGGCGCTCTCCACGCTGGCGGTGTGGAACGACCACCTGGCGCGCACGGGCGCGGAGCTGCTGGCCGCCCGGCTCGCGCTGGTCGACGCGCTGGCGCCGTACGTCGGGAAGGCCTATGAGACCGTCGCCCGCGGCGCCTCCCGCGACGACGCCCGGATCGCCTACCGCTCCTCCTTCCCGCTCGCCCCGGAGGGGGAGCCGGCCCCGCAGGACCGCGACGAGCTGGCCGGGCTGATCCTCGCCGAGCTGGAGCGTCGCCGCGACGACGAGCTGGACCGCGGCGTGACGCTGGTCGGGCCGCACCGCGACGACCTGCTCTGCACGCTGGGCTCTGGCGACCTGGCGCTGCCGGTGAAGGGGTATGCCTCGCACGGGGAGTCCTGGTCGTTCGCCCTCGCGCTGCGGCTGGCGTCCTACGACCTGCTGCGCGCCGACGGCGACGACCCGATCCTGATCCTCGACGACGTCTTCGCCGAGCTGGACACCACCCGGCGCGACCAGCTCGCGGCGCTGGTCGCCGACGCCGAGCAGGTGCTGGTCACGGCCGCGGTCGACGGCGACGTGCCCGAGGTGCTCTCCGGGGTCCGCTACCGCGTCGAGGGCGGGGAGGTACGTCGTGACGGGTGA